TCGATTGCGGTGGACATGTTCATCTTAGGCCGACAGAAGCCGTTCAGCGGACGTTGGCTTGCTTACGACCGTTTTGGTCCAGAGCAGACCGTCGCACCACACATGCTCTACGCGCCCCCATTCGCAGGCGGCGGCCGCGTCCGGGAAGAATCCTCGTCCGTGGAGGTTGGCACTCGTGTTGCAAAGCAACGGAATGCCCGTGAGCTGTTCGAACTCGACGAGCAGCTCGGCGATTTTGTGGGGAGAGTTGCGGGCGACTGTCTGCAACCGCGCAGAGCCGTCCAGATGGACGATAGCAGGGACCTTGTCGCGCCACTCCGCCCGGGTCTGGTGATCGAACAGCATATAGGGATCTGGCGTCCCGGGGCTGAAGATCTCCGGCGCCCGATCCTCCAGGCAAATCGGCGCCACCGGCCGGAAATGCTCGCGGCGCTTGATGTCGTTGAGATGATCCTTCATTGCCGGCGAGGTCGCCGCTGCGAGAATGCTTCTGCCACCCAACGCCCGCGGCCCAAGCTCGGCGCGTCCCGAAAGGAAGATTACGGGCGTGTTGTCGGCGAGAATGGCCGCAAGCTCACGGAGAGTGCATGGCGCAGCCTCCCATTCTGACGGACTTTCGCTGGCCTGCAGCGCCGGACCACTGTAGACTGACCATTCCAGCGGCCCGAACCCCTTTTGTGCCGCCATCGCGCTGCAAGCAGCGCCAATTGCCGAGCCGCTGTCATTTGGAAACGGCGGCACCCAGACATCATCGAACAATCCCGTCGCGCGAAGCGCACTGTTCCACTTGATATTGAGCCCGCACCCCCCGGCTACGCATAGGTTTCTCGCGCCCGGCAGCGACGAGTGCCGCAGCAGAACCATCGCGATTTCCCGGACAAGAAGACGCTCCAGGAATACATGAAACGACGCCAGTACGTCTTCGGCTCGCTTGGCAGTCAGGCGCAGCGCGCTCGCCTCGAAGAACTCGTGCACAGCGGCAAGCGAGGCTTCCGCATTGTTGATGTCCGCGCGGTAGCGACGGGCCTGCTCCGTATCCGCAGCGAAGCGCTTTTCGTAAAGCTCCTGAAACACTGCCACGATGGTTTCGTCGACAGAGCCAAGGGCGATATAAGCCATCAGCTTGCCGGCGATGCCCAAGTCCCAATTAGTGCGATTCGGCTGCCTGTAAGGCCCGAAATGAAGGCCCGCGGCAGCATAGGCATGACCGATCATTGGAAACAGACTGGCAATGAGTCGCGCGCCTCGAGGTTCGACATAGTAGAGACGTGGAAAGATGCAGCCATCCCATACCAGACAGAACGCGGGTTTTCCGGCGCTGGCAAACGGGCTGGTGCTGTATGCCGAGGCGACGTGGCCCGTGACGTGCGGGTAACTCTTATAGGGAAACACCTTGCCGCCGAGGATCAGGCCATAGCCATCGACCGAATCCAGAAGGCCCTCGGCATGGCGCTCGACATATGGCGCCCCCTTCAACGCGATCGGAACCGCACCACTGAGAACCTGGAACTGCGACTCGATCTCTCCATCCCAGCCGTCGATGACGAACTGATCAATATCTCGTGGATCCAGGCCATGCTCAGCCAATGCGAGCACGACTGCATCGAGGTTATCGACGGATTGATACCGTGGATTGTTGCCGCGCTTCTCTTGCTCGGTGCAAAAGACAAGCTGCCCGTCCTCGACGACAGCGATTGCCCCGTCATGTGTTAACTTGATGCCACAGATGCGCATATGACCCCCTGGCCCTAATGACCGTAATTTGAATGTTCTGACGAGTTAGTCGGCTTCCGGAACAGCACGAGCAAACAGTCTTCGTTGACCGACTCTGTATGGCAATGAAGACGCTCGATCTCGGATAGGCTTTCATTGAGGAGAGAAATCACTGTTTCAGCACCGGCAGCATGCCCCCAGCGTCGACATGGGGCATCACGCGCAGATCCGAACACCAGAGCGCCGTTTGGTGCAAGCATACCCACCAGGTTGAGGATGGCTGCGTGCATCTCGGAGATGTCCTTGAGGTAGTAAAGAACCTCGGCCACGACGATCAGATCAAACTGCTCGGCGCTCGAGAACCGCTGAATGTCGCAAGTTACCCACGCGATATTTGACCAGCTTCTGGTCCGCTGGCGAGCACGCTCGATCGCCTGCGGCATGACATCGACCACAGTGACCCTTTGGCAGTGCGGCGCCAGCATTTCGGTGAATGCGCCGGCTGCACATCCGACTTCAAGGGCATGCACAATGTCACCGTTGCAACACGACAGCCGGAGCATCTGCGCGTATCGCTCCTGCTCGAACGAGTTGCTGTCAAGCCGCCATGGATCATCGACAGCCAATTCTCGCTCCAATAGCTGATAGTTGTTGTCCGATGTCACGGGTCATTCAACCTATTTGTAGGCGCTCGATCGATCGCGACCGCAAACACTCTCGGTCGCCGCTACGCTCGATGCACGGTGCGAATGGCCAGGCTTTCGAATTGCAGCAGAGCTCACACCATTTATCGCGGCGCTTATTCCGGCGGCCGTGCGCGGGATGGCAGCCTGATTTTCTCCATCGCTTGACACCACTACTTTACGCGACAGCCAATCGCTATTGCTCAATGTACAAAGCGCGTAGGCTTTCAACGGCAGCAAGAGAAAGATATTGACTGGTGTGTGACACGAGAAGCCGAGAAACCGCATATCGCGAGCACGGAACGATGCCACACTGCACCGAACCATCGTCATGGCCGCAATCGTCAGCACCGTCCACCAGGCCACCGACCCGTCGATGACGAACTGTGCGAGCGCAGCCAGCGATGACAAGGCGAGGAGCAAGGGGCTGAGATTTTGTCCGATAACGTCGAGCGTCAGATAGCGATCCAGCTCGGGCAGCAAGCGCAACGCAAGAAACGTGTCCCGAAAGGTACTGCGCGCCCAGCGAAGTTGCTGTCGCAGATATGGTCCAAGGCTGTCCGGCACCACTGTTGCTGCGATCGCGTCGGGGACATACTCGGTTCGAAACCCCGCCTTGAGCATGAGGATAGTTAGATGACGATCCTCGCCGAAATCACTTGGCTTTCCACGGAAGAACTGCGTTTCGTATTGATCAAGAAGCAAGGCGAGCGCAGAGCGACGATACATGGCACATGGCCCGCAGCAACACATCACCGCGCCGAAGCGTGCCTGCGCCGCGCGCTCTTCGTTGCAGGCCAACCAGTATTCCATATCGATCAGCTTGGTCAGCCAGGTTTCGTTGCGATTGCTCGCTACCAACTGCCCCATGGCCGCGCCGACGTCAGGGTCCTGCATTTTAGATACAAGCTTTGTGACCACGTCGACGGCAATTATCGTATCCGAGTCTACGTTTAGGACCAGATCGCCGGAAGAGCTGCGTATCGCAGCAATCTGCGCCTTGCGCTTCCCGACGTTCTTGGCCATCAAGATGACGCGAAACCTCGGATCGCTCGCATAGATTTTGTGTACGGGTCCCACAAGATCGCGATTTGCGGATCCATCGTCGATCACAATGACCCGCAGTTTTCCGGCGTAGTCTTGACTTGCAATCGACGCGAGGCATTCGGAGAGTGTGTTTGGATCCTCATTGAAACAGGGCACGATGACATCCACGCTGGGCAGACCCACCCCGGCTTGTTCGAGATCGTTCTGCCGCGATGAGGGACTCGTCGGCTGAGCGTAAAGCGCCTGCGCACTCTTGTAGATGGTCGAGAGCAGCGCATAAGACGAAACGGCGACAGCGCTGGTTGTAGCGAGCAGATTCATGGGGTGCCAGTTTTGTTCAGTGAAGTTGAGGAAGCGGATGGATTTCGAACCCGCGCAGTTGCAGTGCCGGAACCAGATATGCCAGCGCCCTCACCGTCTGCTCACGCGAGGTGGCATTGATGCACGAACTCTCCTCGCCTGGCGGATATCCGTCGTGCAGGAGCACAATCGCGCCCGGGCGAACAGCCGCCAGCACTGAATTCACGATGCTATCGACCCCAGGACGCGACCAATCTCTCGGATCGACCGACCAGTGCACCGCTGCGAGGCCAGCCTTGGCTGACGTAGCAAGCACGTCTTCGGTCCATATGCCGTAGGGTGCCCGCATGTGCCGGGGCAACGCTTGCGGGCATGCCAATCGGATCGCCCTGCTCGCCGTTAGCACCTCATCATGTATCTCCGCTGCTTCGCATCTGGACAGATCGGGATGCGTCATCGTGTGGTTTGCAACCTCGTGCCCCTCGGCGATCATTCGTCGAATGAGTTCAGGATGGTCGGCCGCATACGTACCGATAACGAAGAAGGTCGCGGGGACCCGATGTTGCGTCAGCACATCGAGGACGCGCGGCGTGCAAAATGGATTGGGCCCATCATCGAAGGTCAAGTAGACTGAGCGACTTCCGCTAACGTCACCGTAGTTGCGTCGCACCGCAGATAAAGGGATGAGTTCGTTCACAGCTCGGGCCCGTTCCGATCGATAATCGTTCCCGGCGGCCACTCGCCCATTGAGCGTCCAACCGGGAACACCACTACGAGCACGTCTTCGATGCGGATCGGCGACAGATTGGGATAGACATCTGCCTGGGTGGAGCGGACGCGAATGCCTGGCATGAGGGTTGCCAACCCTCGCCTTCCGACCAGTCTGGTCAGATGCTTCTCAAGTGCAGGCCGGACCGTACCGAAGCCGAACGGCACCCCAAGCTCCTGCAGCGCAGGATACATGACGCGCATTGAGTGGCTGATTCCAAGCCCCTCAAGATCTGGACGGACGGCATACAATCCCAGTTCGGCCACGAGAAGATCAACGCCATCAATCTTGATGAAGCGGCGTAGTAGGCCGATATGAGCAGCGACCCCGTGCGCGTCGTAACCGATTACGCGCATTTCAGGCCTTGCGCCGGCCCAACTTCGAATACCCTCGAAAGGCTGCGCATTGAATGCACCTGTCGGGCCATAGCTCTTACGGAAGAAATCGGCGAGTTCGGCATGATCGGCGAGCTGTAGCTGGTTTTCCCAGCGAAGGCTCCACTGGACCTGAGTGCGCGCGGAAGGCTCTTCCGCAGATGGGGACACGGCAATATTCATGGCGGACTTCCCTGCGCCAGTGGGGATGAGAGCGGATATAGTCACGTAAGACACTCGCTATTCGCCGAACCGTTGATCAATCTGGAATGTGTTGGCATGCGGCATGCGCACTCGGCTTTTCTCGCCAGGCCGCGCGAGAACAGACTGAATCGGAATGGCGCCATCGTTGGCGGCGCGGCAATGGCGCAGCTCGCGCGTGTCGTTCCAGCAATGCCATGGTCGAGATATGCCCGGACATCCCAATGAGGCGATTGGGTTGTGCAGCCTCTGTCTGCATCCTGGGCGAGCTCCGCCGCGCCCAAGATCACGATCGGCATTACCGTCTCTGAGGGCCGGCCATCGACGCGTGAAAGCTCATCGAGGGCACACGCGCCGATCACCAGATCAACTTCGGTCTTATGCATCTTCGACCCGCCTTGTATTGCGATGGACAGGCGTGCCATTTGGCCAGTCGCCGGAAATATTCGGCATCCGCGATCTGCGCACGCCGCTTGGTCGCGACACTAAGGTGAGGCTGAGCACGCCCTCAATTGTACACGGGTAAGCCGCCGATATGGAAAGGGATGGAACACGCATACGAAGGTTTATCGGCGCCTGCCTAGCGTCGCATCGCGTGAGCGGCGCACCTACAAGAGGCGCAACTCGCGTGCGGCAGAGATAGCCACTTCGCACACGGATACGGCACGTGCTCGCACGTCCAGGATTTCTTCTCGGAGCCCGCGTGCGACCAAAAGCCATCGTGGCATACCTAATTCATTTTCCAAACTGATGTTTGCTATCCAACATTCCGCAGTTTGGTAAAATCGATTGTTTCGATAGAACACATCCACACGATGGATAGACTCACGACATGCGGTTCAAGGGACTTGATCTAAACCTTCTCGTTGCGCTCGATGCTCTGATGACGGAGCGCAACCTCACAGCGGCGGCGCGCAAAATTAACCTGAGCCAGCCCGCCATGAGCGCTGCGATCGCGCGGCTGCGCAGCTACTTTCGCGATGAATTGTTTACGATGAGAGGTCGCGAACTCGTCCCGACACCCGGCGCGGAGGCGCTTGCGGGTCCAGTTCGCGAGGCCCTGCTGCACATCCAACTCTCGATCATTTCTCGGGATGCGTTCGACCCGACCCAGTCGAGCCGACGCTTCAGGGTCATTCTCTCCGATTTCATGACAATCGTGTTTTTTCGGAGAATTGTCGATCGTATCGCACAGGAGGCGCCTGCAGTGCGCTTCGAATTGCTGCCATTTTCCGATGAACCCGGTGAGCTGCTTCGCCGCGGCGAAGTCGATTTTCTCATTTTGCCGGAATTGTTCATGTCGAGCGCGCATCCTAAGGCGACGCTATTCGATGAGACCCTCGTATGCGTGGGATGCCGCACAAACAAGCAGCTATTGCGACCACTTACATTCGAGAAATACAATTCGACGGGGCACGTCACCGCCAAGTTCGGACGGGCGCTGAGGCCCAACCTCGAGGAGTGGTTCTTGCTCGAGCACGGCTTGAAAAGGCGCATCGAGGTCGTTGTGCAGGGCTTTAGCCTGATTCCGCCCATGTTGTTGGACACAGGCCGCATAGGAACAATGCCCTTACGTCTCGCCAGACACTTCGAAAAGCGGATGCCCCTGCGGATCGTCGAGCCGCCACTCCCACTGCCCACATTCACCGAGGCCGTGCAGTGGCCTGCGTTCCACAATACTGATCCGGCGAGCATTTGGATGCGACGGATATTGTTGGAGGAGGCAACCAACATGGGATCTGCACATCGGGAGATTCCAACGCGTAGGCGCTGCTAGGTTCACCACAAGCCGCCCCGGCAGGTGCAAATATCCCACTCATCATTCGACGTGTCTGCCTTGTCATTTTAACTTCCCGAACGGCCATGCTGCAAAACGCACGCGCGAGCCGGCCCGGGATTGTGAAAGATTGCCCGGCCCGTTCGCCTAACGATCCCGCAAAGCGGGTAGTGCGCTTGTATTGCAAGCAAGGTCCAACGACATCGAGGAAGGACGAGAGCTTCCGAGTACGATGGTATTTGGCGAAGCCAATGAAATCGCTTGAACCCGACACTGCGTCAGGTTGTAATTTGGCTCCTGACCAACGCTGCGCAGGCGGGCGTCGATGGGGCACATCGGGTGAATTTTGGCTATGGCGGGATAGGCACTAAGGCTGGTTTGCCAATGGCGACTCGACGAAGTCGAGTTGCGAGAGTGCCGGAAATCGACGAGATCGATCAGGTTGGCTTTCCCGACGGGCTCGAGCCGTAGGCCGTCATCCCCGAGCGCACTGAGCGCCATTCTGCGATGCTCCGCGAGCTTTTTTGCAATCGCACGAGAGGGACGGAGCTGATTCGGGCGAGCCAATGACCAGCCGTTGTCGCTCATTGTATGCAATGTAAAGACGATCGCGTCGGATAATAAGATATGCGTTTCAACGGCCTGGATCTGAATCTTCTCGTCGCCCTTGATGCTCTAATGACTGAGCGCAGCCTTACCGCAGCAGCTCGCAAGATTAACCTCAGTCAGCCGGCCATGAGCGCAGCCGTTGCCCGGCTGCGTTCCTATTTCCATGATGAACTGTTTGCGATGAGAGGCCGGGAACTTGTCCCGACGTCACGCGCAGAGGGGCTGGCGGCACCCGTTCGTGAGGCTCTGATGCACATCGAGCTCTCTATTATCGCGCGGGACGCATTCGACCCGGCGCGATCGAATCGGCGGTTCAGGATCGGCCTTTCCGATTTTATAACGGTCGTATTCTTCCGACATGTCGCCGAGCGTGTC
This Bradyrhizobium sp. CCBAU 53421 DNA region includes the following protein-coding sequences:
- the nodS gene encoding nodulation methyltransferase NodS, yielding MTSDNNYQLLERELAVDDPWRLDSNSFEQERYAQMLRLSCCNGDIVHALEVGCAAGAFTEMLAPHCQRVTVVDVMPQAIERARQRTRSWSNIAWVTCDIQRFSSAEQFDLIVVAEVLYYLKDISEMHAAILNLVGMLAPNGALVFGSARDAPCRRWGHAAGAETVISLLNESLSEIERLHCHTESVNEDCLLVLFRKPTNSSEHSNYGH
- a CDS encoding NodA family N-acyltransferase, translating into MNIAVSPSAEEPSARTQVQWSLRWENQLQLADHAELADFFRKSYGPTGAFNAQPFEGIRSWAGARPEMRVIGYDAHGVAAHIGLLRRFIKIDGVDLLVAELGLYAVRPDLEGLGISHSMRVMYPALQELGVPFGFGTVRPALEKHLTRLVGRRGLATLMPGIRVRSTQADVYPNLSPIRIEDVLVVVFPVGRSMGEWPPGTIIDRNGPEL
- the nodU gene encoding nodulation protein NodU; the protein is MRICGIKLTHDGAIAVVEDGQLVFCTEQEKRGNNPRYQSVDNLDAVVLALAEHGLDPRDIDQFVIDGWDGEIESQFQVLSGAVPIALKGAPYVERHAEGLLDSVDGYGLILGGKVFPYKSYPHVTGHVASAYSTSPFASAGKPAFCLVWDGCIFPRLYYVEPRGARLIASLFPMIGHAYAAAGLHFGPYRQPNRTNWDLGIAGKLMAYIALGSVDETIVAVFQELYEKRFAADTEQARRYRADINNAEASLAAVHEFFEASALRLTAKRAEDVLASFHVFLERLLVREIAMVLLRHSSLPGARNLCVAGGCGLNIKWNSALRATGLFDDVWVPPFPNDSGSAIGAACSAMAAQKGFGPLEWSVYSGPALQASESPSEWEAAPCTLRELAAILADNTPVIFLSGRAELGPRALGGRSILAAATSPAMKDHLNDIKRREHFRPVAPICLEDRAPEIFSPGTPDPYMLFDHQTRAEWRDKVPAIVHLDGSARLQTVARNSPHKIAELLVEFEQLTGIPLLCNTSANLHGRGFFPDAAAACEWGRVEHVWCDGLLWTKTVVSKPTSAERLLSA
- the nodC gene encoding chitooligosaccharide synthase NodC, with translation MNLLATTSAVAVSSYALLSTIYKSAQALYAQPTSPSSRQNDLEQAGVGLPSVDVIVPCFNEDPNTLSECLASIASQDYAGKLRVIVIDDGSANRDLVGPVHKIYASDPRFRVILMAKNVGKRKAQIAAIRSSSGDLVLNVDSDTIIAVDVVTKLVSKMQDPDVGAAMGQLVASNRNETWLTKLIDMEYWLACNEERAAQARFGAVMCCCGPCAMYRRSALALLLDQYETQFFRGKPSDFGEDRHLTILMLKAGFRTEYVPDAIAATVVPDSLGPYLRQQLRWARSTFRDTFLALRLLPELDRYLTLDVIGQNLSPLLLALSSLAALAQFVIDGSVAWWTVLTIAAMTMVRCSVASFRARDMRFLGFSCHTPVNIFLLLPLKAYALCTLSNSDWLSRKVVVSSDGENQAAIPRTAAGISAAINGVSSAAIRKPGHSHRASSVAATESVCGRDRSSAYK
- the nodD1 gene encoding transcriptional regulator NodD1, which codes for MRFKGLDLNLLVALDALMTERNLTAAARKINLSQPAMSAAIARLRSYFRDELFTMRGRELVPTPGAEALAGPVREALLHIQLSIISRDAFDPTQSSRRFRVILSDFMTIVFFRRIVDRIAQEAPAVRFELLPFSDEPGELLRRGEVDFLILPELFMSSAHPKATLFDETLVCVGCRTNKQLLRPLTFEKYNSTGHVTAKFGRALRPNLEEWFLLEHGLKRRIEVVVQGFSLIPPMLLDTGRIGTMPLRLARHFEKRMPLRIVEPPLPLPTFTEAVQWPAFHNTDPASIWMRRILLEEATNMGSAHREIPTRRRC
- the nodB gene encoding chitooligosaccharide deacetylase NodB, with the protein product MNELIPLSAVRRNYGDVSGSRSVYLTFDDGPNPFCTPRVLDVLTQHRVPATFFVIGTYAADHPELIRRMIAEGHEVANHTMTHPDLSRCEAAEIHDEVLTASRAIRLACPQALPRHMRAPYGIWTEDVLATSAKAGLAAVHWSVDPRDWSRPGVDSIVNSVLAAVRPGAIVLLHDGYPPGEESSCINATSREQTVRALAYLVPALQLRGFEIHPLPQLH